DNA sequence from the Amphiprion ocellaris isolate individual 3 ecotype Okinawa chromosome 17, ASM2253959v1, whole genome shotgun sequence genome:
atatgaactttattaaaattgATTAGCCTACATTCAATATATAGTaacatgttttggactgtgggaggaagctgaagtacttggagaaaacccacgcatgcacagggagaacacgcagactccatgcagagatcccgggaaggccggggaCCTTTGAGCTGCAAGGCAATGatactaaccaccaagccactatgCAACCTGAAACTccaacatgataaaaataaatacacaagaaaagcactcagagagcatagTACTCCACCAAGCctgctcagttgttgtgtgatttccgacagatacgtcccgataagtcctcagtgggcgatttgttgtaggatcgcaatcatgtgattgtaaagcaggtagctgacgtagtgttcacttgtagtcacaTGGTTACACTGATGCCGTGCTGCCATttcgcaatgatgcagaaatttttaacaaatccatggcaATCCAGACTATaggctgcatcactgccaaaatctaatgagctggtccttgtctcatttctgaccttccttaaAAGtctcatccaaatccgttagtccgtttttgagtaatgttaaaaacagacagacagacagacagactaacagatggacaaacgtacgccgattgtcacataactccgttgcgttccttggtgaagtaattctcaagcaagcataagttatggcaactggactaacctcgtgtgagtcgaaaacgtttcacctctcatccaagaggcttcttcagttctgaaagcctggtggggagtaccagatatttatccaccaggagggtggtggcaaaaacaagtggacaaagacccgaaaccaatagactcgttaggtgttaatgtgagtcgttagcctttgatgggcggtcgttacccctcccagccctctaggagggtggttgggggtcacctgactgcaggtgggacagatggctgcacctccttgggagggctctaagaacggcgttgtaagtgggagacaagtggtgtctgaggccccctcctctgttcaaagatggccgttctagtttgacatgaatggcttcttttacccctctctcaaaccatctgtcctctctggctagaacgcgcaccttgtggtcatcaaaggagtgccccttctccttgaggtggaggtggactgctgagtcctggcctgtggtcgtggccctcctgtgttgtgccatgcgcttgtgtaatggctgcttagtctctccaatgtacaggtcagagcattcctcattgcactgcactgcgtacaccacattgctctgtttctcccttggaattttgtccttgggatggaccagcttttgcctcagagtgttgctgggcttgaagtgtactgggatctggtgggtgttaaagatcctcctgagtttctctgaaattcctgccacataggggatgacgatgttgtttctctttttgtggtcctcgtctttcttatcctccctgcgcttttttgctgttttgataaaagcccagattggatagccacaagtttgaagagcagagtgaatatgtttgtgttcccttctttttccatccgcttctgatgggatgttctgtgctctgtgctttaaggtacggatcacccccaacttgtgttctagtgggtggtgtgaatcaaacacAGGAGAAACACAGGAGAAACGGGCACTGATAACTCTGCAGAAGGATCCCAACATCACAATCCTACCTGCAGATAAGGGGAGATGTACTGTTATCCTTAACACAGCTGACTATCACTCAAAGGTCAGCAGCCTCCTATGTGACTCAGCAACTTATGAGACCCTAAAACGAGACCCCACCAACACCTACAAACTCAAAGTGGTTAACTGCCtgcaaaaactggagaaaggTCAGATCATCGACCGGGCCCTGTACTACAAACTCTATCCAGGCGATGCTATCCCTTGCATATACGGGctgccaaaaattcacaaagaggGCGCCCCTCTGAGACCAATTGTAAGCAGCATCAACTCTGTGACATACAACATTGCTAAGTATCTTGCCACCATCCTTTCCCCATTGGTGGGGGACACCCCCCACCACATAAGGAACTCAATGGACTTTAcaaacaaggtcagaaaaatcagcttagaccctgaggaaactatggtttcatatgacgtgacttcgctttttacttgcattcccactggagatgcaatacagacagtaaagagaaaactgctgcttgacaactctctgtctgagaggaccaacctctcccccgaacaggtgtgtgacctccctaacctttgcctcagcaccacttatttccagtacaacaacggtttctacaggcaaaaacacggctgtgccatgggatcccctgtatcccccattgtagctaacctgtacatggaagaaatggagattgtggcactgagaacattcagtggccactccccgaggcactggttcagatatgtggatgacacatgggtcactatcaggaagggtgaggtcgaacctttcacagaacGCCTCAACTctgtggataaaaacatcaagttcacaagagaggatgtccaagacaactgtctggcgtttctagattgcgtggtacgcattgaaaccaatggggaactcaacattggggtctacagaaaacccactcacacagaccagtacctcctgtttgattcacaccacccactagaacacaagttgggggtgatccgtaccttaaagcacagagcacagaacatctcatcagaagcggatggaaaaagaagggaacacaaacatattcactctgctcttcaaacttgtggctatccaatctgggcttttatcaaaacagcaaaaaagcgcagggaggataagaaagacgaggaccacaaaaagagaaacaacattgtcatcccctatgtggcaggaatttcagagaaactcaggaggatctttaacacccaccagatcccagtacacttcaagcccggcaacactctgaggcaaaagctggtccatcccaaggacaaaattccaagggagaaacagagcaatgtggtgtacgcagtgcagtgcaatgaggaatgctctgacctgtacattggcgagactaagcagccattacacaagcgcatgacacaacacaggagggccacgaccacaggccaggactcagcagtccacctccacctcaaggagaaggggcactcctttgatgaccacaaggtgcgcgttctagccagagaggacagatggtttgagagaggggtaaaagaagccattcatgtcaaactagaacggccatctttgaacagaggagggggcctcagacaccacttgtctcccacttacaacgccgttcttagagccctcccaaggaggtgcagccatctgtcccacctgcagtcaggtgacccccaaccaccctcctagagggctgggaggggtaacgaccgcccatcaaaggctaacgactcacattaacacctaacgagtctattggtttcgggtctttgtccacttgtttttgccaccaccctcctggtggataaatatctggtactccccaccaggctttcagaactgaagaagcgtcttggatgagaggtgaaacgttttcgactcacacgaggttagtccagttgccataacttatgcttgcttgagacttatcatgacctggatgactgagaacatccacataTTTATTGGtgaagtaataaataaaaaagaggacTTATTTTAGACAATAGAGCAACTCCCAGTTTTTATTAAACCGCttaacaaaatgacaattttgtATATTAAACAAAAGAAGTGTAAGAGGTATCCAGCTCTTACActtcttttgtttaattttacaacACTGAGAAGCTAAAACATTCTCTTTTCGCCTTACtgttgtaaaataacagttttaaaatctgtcatttagcaaatatttgccatttttttccacagtttttacagtttttgtatcCACTGTCTTTACCATACTTTTCCCAGCACCCTCGCTGCCAGATTGTAACCACTTTATatatagattgtttttttcacactgcatgagtggtcaaaaatgacattattgcTGCTTTAAATTGCATCTCTTTGAAGCCTAATCAACTGTTCATCGTGTTTGGGACTGAGGGGATCAGACCTTAGTATGTAAATCTGAAATGATGGTTGTTGATTCCAATTGAGACTTAGTGAATAATGAACCACAGGGCCAACAGGGCGAACCACTTTCCTCTGTTTCAGGCAAAATTAAACATCATTAGTCATTTCCACAGTGCCCATTTTCTTCCTtgtaaaactgctgaaaatgaCTTGAATTTCTTTACAAGGAGGATCATTTATTTCGTAGGAATATAAATCATCTCTCCCCTCCTTTCTTATTTCAGATAAATGCCTGTGTGGTGCAGCAGCACATTGCTCTGCTTATTGTTCAGCCTCTTTGGTCTTGTGCAGCATTCTGCTCTTTGTAGACTAGTTTGTATGAAGAAATGACCCTTTCCTCCTTGGACGTTCCCAGCTGAGCTCCTCCTCATCCTATAAGTGCTTAATTCTCTTTATTAGTTCTCTTTTCacatatttccagaagaaaaaaattgtttgttttccactgaCACCTCACAACAGCTGAGACCCATGCTTGaccacctgatttggatgttatcagcccattaaatgGACATTATCATCACAAAATGTTTCCATGCATGTGCACCAGGAGGTTTCTAGTAGACTCAGGAGGCTGTTATAATTCGTTGTGATAACTCATAAATGGAGAGTAACTCAAAAAATGTTGGTGACCTTTTGCAATCGTGTGACAAAGTGCATGTTAAGTCTCTGGTGGAGTTGTTACCATGGAAATGTGCAAAATGGAGTTTTGTAGCATGTGGTAAAAGCAGCAAGATGGTGTATTTTAAACCAAGTCGTGATGCTTTTCTAAACCAGCTAGGTTGTTTGGGTGCCGAAACGTAGCCAGTTTTAGTGCAGAAACATCACGGTCTGCCACTTTTTTAGTGAAGAAATACAATATTTGCATAAtctagttttatttctgttcatatATAGATCCAATCATCACTAAAGTGTGTGTAAAGCAGAAAGGCAACACAAGCAAATAGTCAGAGTTGTTTAAGGTGTATTGATCAATTTACAATGTCAGCTCATTTATCACTGTCAGGTTGCAACACATTTAGCAGAAATAAGCCACAACTTAACTGTTTCATCAAAGATACGTAAACAACAAGTACTACACCTCTACATTTACTTATTCACATGAGCACATGAAGTGACATGTGAAAATCGATCATTTTAACCCCCTTAAACAGTTGACTCTATCACAGGActgcacatagagacaaacaggcaCAGTCActttcacacctatggacaatttagaatcatcagttaatgtgagcatgttttt
Encoded proteins:
- the LOC111570198 gene encoding uncharacterized protein LOC111570198 isoform X1 yields the protein MFCALCFKVRITPNLCSSGWCESNTGETQEKRALITLQKDPNITILPADKGRCTVILNTADYHSKVSSLLCDSATYETLKRDPTNTYKLKVVNCLQKLEKGQIIDRALYYKLYPGDAIPCIYGLPKIHKEGAPLRPIVSSINSVTYNIAKYLATILSPLVGDTPHHIRNSMDFTNKVRKISLDPEETMVSYDVTSLFTCIPTGDAIQTVKRKLLLDNSLSERTNLSPEQVCDLPNLCLSTTYFQYNNGFYRQKHGCAMGSPVSPIVANLYMEEMEIVALRTFSGHSPRHWFRYVDDTWVTIRKGEVEPFTERLNSVDKNIKFTREDVQDNCLAFLDCVVRIETNGELNIGVYRKPTHTDQYLLFDSHHPLEHKLGVIRTLKHRAQNISSEADGKRREHKHIHSALQTCGYPIWAFIKTAKKRREDKKDEDHKKRNNIVIPYVAGISEKLRRIFNTHQIPVHFKPGNTLRQKLVHPKDKIPREKQSNVVYAVQCNEECSDLYIGETKQPLHKRMTQHRRATTTGQDSAVHLHLKEKGHSFDDHKVRVLAREDRWFERGVKEAIHVKLERPSLNRGGGLRHHLSPTYNAVLRALPRRCSHLSHLQSGDPQPPS